The DNA segment GTCGCGGCCCTGACGTCCCTGGACACAACGCAAAGCTACACGTATGGCTTCGGAGTGGACTGGACGGTCGGTGACCACTCGCAAGCGCGAAACGGTCCGACGTCCCTGCCAGGGTTCGGTGAGCTTCACCTGGCAGCCGCCTATGTAGGCCTACCTTTGTCCGGGCCGCCGTTACCTCGGGAGCTGCGCGTCGGCCTGGGCCTGCGTCCGGTAACCAACGGCCCGCAATTGCTCCTGGCCCAACATTGGACCCGACACCAGGCCCTTGGCCACACCGGGCTCGAAATTCCCCTCGCCGGGGAGAATCGCTTCCTGATGGGAGTTGAAAACTGGAACATCCGCACGATGCGGCTCGGATTACGCCTACGGTGGAACCAGCTGCGGGCGGACATCGCCTACGCGACCTCGACCCAGCGTTTGATCGTCACCTTCTCGTTCCTGATCGGGGAAAATCCCGCCCTCCTGGCCGAGCACCATTTTGCCCGGGGCACGAAGCTGGCACAGGAAAAGAAGCTGCGGGAAGCCCTGGTCGAACTGAATAGGGCGGTGGCCTTCGCGCCTGAAGAACGAAGAGCCTGGGAGCTGCGGCGCGCCGTGGAGAGGGTCGTGCGAAAGGAAGATGCTCAGCTGGACTCCTTGTTCCGACACGCGGAGTCGCTCCGTCGGCAGGGGGATCTGGTCGCCGCCGCGCTGGAGTTCAGCCAAATCCTGGAACGCAACCCGAACCACCGACAAGCTCGACAAAAGCTGCAAGTCCTGCGGCCCACGCTGGACGCCACGGCACGGCGCGCGTTTCAGCTCGGGGTACGCCTCTACGAGCAGGAGGACTATCTCAAGGCGCGCGCCATCTTCGAGCGCGTTCTGCTTATTGACCCCACGCACGAGAGGGCCCAGGATTACCTGACTCGCACCCAGGCCATCCTCCACACGTACGCCGAGGACCACTTCCTGCAGGGCCTGGGTTTCTACCGACAGCGGAATCTCACTCGGGCTTACGAGGAATTCTCGCTGGCCCTGGAGTACGATCCCAATTACACAGAGGCCCGTCGGTACTTTGACCAGGTGGCCGAGGAGAAACAGAATCTGGAGAAGATGCTCGACCGATTGCTGGCCGAGGGAGAGGACCTGGCGCGGCGCGGCAACGCAATCCAGGCCAGCATCAAGTTCCGCAAGATCCTCGAGGTGGACACGGGCAACCCGGTGGCGCGAAAGAAGCTGATGGAACTTCAACCCCTCGTCGACCAGCACATCCAGCAGAAATTGCGCGAGGGGAAGAAGGCGCTGGCGGAAGGGCGGCTGCGGGCTGCCCGAAACGCCTTTCGGGAAATCCTCGCCATCGTCCCAACGCACCAGGAGGCCCTTGAATACGACCAGAAGGCCTACGACCAGATGGTGCGCCTTGCCGATCAATGTTACCAGAACGGATTGATCGAGTTCGAGAACGGCAACTACGACAAGGCGCTCCAGCAGTTCGATCGCGCCCTGACCTACGTACCCAACCACGCGGGCGCCACGCGGATGCGACGTCAGACTTTCAGCATGATCGGGATGCGCGAGCTGGTGCAGCGGGCCAAGGAGAGCTACGAACAGGGCGATTACGTCCGGGCTATGGCTCTCTTCAGCCAGATCCTGGAAAACGATCCCGAAAACGTGGTGGCCCTCCAGTACGTGGAACGCTGCCAGCAACGCCTCAACGAGCTGGCCGAAAGCCACTTCAACCGGGGTATCTCCCTGTACACGGCTGAGGACTACCTTGCCGCCATCGAAGAAATGGACAAGGCCCTTGAGCTCAACCCCAATCACCGCGGAGCGCAGGAATACAAGCGCCGCGCGGAAGCCCGCCTTCAGGCTCTGAGGTCGTTACGGTGAGGGATCTCGTCCGTTTGCTTCGGCGCCACATGACGGTGGCCGACTTCATCCTGCTGCTCGCCCTCCTGGCAGGAAGCCTGGTGGCCATTCCCTTGGCGGGCGAAAAGTTTTCCCCTTCGTCCGAGGCTGTAGTCACCCTGGACGGCCGCCCGGTCTACGTGCTCAGCTTGGCGCAGAACGCCCGCGTTACCCTGGACGCCCCGCTCGGGCCCGTGGTGATTGAGGTACGAGAGGGCAAGGTGCGGGTGGTGGAGTCCTCCTGCCCCGACAAGTTCTGTGTGGCCAGCCGGCCCGTCACTCCCCTCGGGGGAGTGATCGTTTGCGCGCCGAACCGTCTGGTCATCCACGTTCACCGCCACCACGTGGGAGACCTCGATTGCGTAACCCAGTAGCCGGTGCAGAGCTCGCCTCGCAGGAGGCGATCGCTTCGACGGGGTCCGCGGTACGTGAGCCCTCGTTCGCGGCTTCTCCGAGCAGAGGGCCTGTGTCGGCACCCGGGGTTCGGGCCGAGCGCCGCGAATCTCCCGCAGGCCGAGCCCGGACGGTAGCTCTCCTCTCCCTGCTCGTCGCGGTCGGAAGCGTGCTTTCCCTTTTCGAATCCCTCCTGCCGAGGCCTTTGCCCTGGGCCAAGCCGGGCCTGGCGAATCTGGTCACGCTCGTCGCCCTGGACCGACTCGGCTTCGCGATGGCCTCCATGGTGGCCCTGGGGCGGGTTCTGGTCGCGGCGCTGCTCACAGGCTCCTTGGCGAATCTGCCCTTTGCCTTTTCCGTAGCAGGGGCCGTCCTTGCCTTGCTCGTTATGGGAGCAGTGGAGCGATGGGCGTCTCCGCCTTTTGGCGTGGTGGGCATCTCGCTCTTCGGCGCCGTGGCCCACGCCTGCGGCCAACTCATCGTAGCCTGGGCCCTGCTGGTTCGGAGCCAAGCAGTTCTGGCCCTCGTTCCAAGCTTCGGGTTGACGGCCGCGGCTGCCGGACTCGTGGTCGGCGTAGCGGCCTCGATCCTGCGCGAACCCCTCCACAAGCTCACACCGCCCTTGCTCACCTCGTGAGGCCGGCAATGGGAGGTCCAAGGAGACCATGCCGCGATCGATCCGGATCGAAGGAATTCTTAAGCCCGGAGGGCTGGCTGCACCGACGCACACGTCCGGACTGCGAAAGTTGTGATTTCGAGCTTCACAAGGCGGAGGCTTGAGGCGCGGAGAATTGCGGGCGGCTCGAGAGGGGGCGAAGCCTTGTTGACGGGGTCGGGCAGGCA comes from the candidate division KSB1 bacterium genome and includes:
- a CDS encoding NusG domain II-containing protein — translated: MRDLVRLLRRHMTVADFILLLALLAGSLVAIPLAGEKFSPSSEAVVTLDGRPVYVLSLAQNARVTLDAPLGPVVIEVREGKVRVVESSCPDKFCVASRPVTPLGGVIVCAPNRLVIHVHRHHVGDLDCVTQ
- a CDS encoding Gx transporter family protein, with amino-acid sequence MSAPGVRAERRESPAGRARTVALLSLLVAVGSVLSLFESLLPRPLPWAKPGLANLVTLVALDRLGFAMASMVALGRVLVAALLTGSLANLPFAFSVAGAVLALLVMGAVERWASPPFGVVGISLFGAVAHACGQLIVAWALLVRSQAVLALVPSFGLTAAAAGLVVGVAASILREPLHKLTPPLLTS
- a CDS encoding tetratricopeptide repeat protein; the protein is VAALTSLDTTQSYTYGFGVDWTVGDHSQARNGPTSLPGFGELHLAAAYVGLPLSGPPLPRELRVGLGLRPVTNGPQLLLAQHWTRHQALGHTGLEIPLAGENRFLMGVENWNIRTMRLGLRLRWNQLRADIAYATSTQRLIVTFSFLIGENPALLAEHHFARGTKLAQEKKLREALVELNRAVAFAPEERRAWELRRAVERVVRKEDAQLDSLFRHAESLRRQGDLVAAALEFSQILERNPNHRQARQKLQVLRPTLDATARRAFQLGVRLYEQEDYLKARAIFERVLLIDPTHERAQDYLTRTQAILHTYAEDHFLQGLGFYRQRNLTRAYEEFSLALEYDPNYTEARRYFDQVAEEKQNLEKMLDRLLAEGEDLARRGNAIQASIKFRKILEVDTGNPVARKKLMELQPLVDQHIQQKLREGKKALAEGRLRAARNAFREILAIVPTHQEALEYDQKAYDQMVRLADQCYQNGLIEFENGNYDKALQQFDRALTYVPNHAGATRMRRQTFSMIGMRELVQRAKESYEQGDYVRAMALFSQILENDPENVVALQYVERCQQRLNELAESHFNRGISLYTAEDYLAAIEEMDKALELNPNHRGAQEYKRRAEARLQALRSLR